In Streptomyces sp. NBC_00448, the following are encoded in one genomic region:
- a CDS encoding MFS transporter: MTTTAASTAPAASRTYPSLRAAWIPLAALCLAFFVEMVDNTLLSIALPTIGRDLDGSTTALQWVTGAYSLTFGGLLLTAGSMADRLGRRRVLLVGLAVFGLLSLGVVAVTTAGELITLRAGLGIAAAAMAPITNSLVFRLFDDKALRMRAMTLMIIVGMSGFVLGPLLGGTALAHVRWQWLLVVNAPIALIAAVGVRLGVPADRPEDLTQDRLDLPGAALSVTTIGLACYSLTSGVEHGWHSAITLAALLGALAAGVAFVRHERRTPSPMLDLRLFSNGTVRGAAIAQIGTAIAMAAVMFGLILHFQYAYGWSPVRAGLANLPIIVTMIAATPLSEWLAGRFGHRIACLVGAACLAGSLAGLSWGVDHGYGAIAACMVLMTIGLRTVMTICAIALVDAMPSNRTSIGTALNDTAQEVGTSIGTAMVGTLIAALVTTQLPAGTWSGALVASFFHGERITYAVLAVVVGLVAAGGALTLTDSHATEEAAAEEPA; the protein is encoded by the coding sequence ATGACCACGACCGCCGCTTCCACCGCGCCTGCCGCATCGCGTACCTATCCGTCGCTGCGCGCGGCGTGGATTCCCCTGGCCGCGCTCTGCCTGGCCTTCTTCGTCGAGATGGTCGACAACACGCTGCTGTCGATCGCGTTGCCCACGATCGGCCGGGACCTCGACGGCAGCACGACCGCGCTGCAATGGGTCACCGGCGCGTACTCGCTGACCTTCGGCGGCCTGCTGCTGACGGCGGGATCGATGGCCGACCGGCTCGGGCGCCGACGCGTGCTGCTGGTCGGCCTGGCCGTGTTCGGCCTGCTGAGCCTGGGCGTCGTCGCGGTCACCACCGCGGGGGAACTCATCACCCTGCGGGCCGGCCTCGGCATCGCCGCGGCGGCGATGGCGCCCATCACCAACTCGCTGGTCTTCCGGCTGTTCGACGACAAGGCGCTGCGGATGCGCGCGATGACCCTGATGATCATCGTCGGCATGTCCGGCTTCGTCCTCGGCCCCCTGCTGGGCGGCACCGCCCTGGCCCACGTGCGGTGGCAGTGGCTCCTGGTCGTCAACGCCCCGATCGCGCTGATCGCGGCCGTCGGCGTCCGTCTCGGCGTCCCGGCCGACCGGCCGGAGGACCTGACCCAGGACCGGCTCGACCTGCCGGGCGCCGCGCTGAGCGTCACCACCATCGGCCTCGCCTGCTACTCGCTGACCAGCGGCGTCGAGCACGGCTGGCACTCCGCGATCACCCTCGCCGCGCTCCTCGGCGCCCTCGCCGCGGGCGTCGCGTTCGTGCGGCACGAGCGCCGCACCCCCTCGCCCATGCTGGACCTGCGCCTCTTCTCCAACGGCACCGTGCGCGGCGCCGCCATCGCGCAGATCGGCACGGCCATCGCGATGGCCGCGGTGATGTTCGGGCTGATCCTCCACTTCCAGTACGCCTACGGGTGGAGCCCGGTCCGGGCCGGCCTGGCGAACCTCCCGATCATCGTGACCATGATCGCCGCGACCCCGCTGTCCGAGTGGCTGGCGGGAAGGTTCGGCCACCGCATCGCCTGCCTGGTCGGCGCGGCCTGCCTGGCCGGCTCGCTGGCCGGCCTGTCCTGGGGAGTCGACCACGGGTACGGCGCCATCGCGGCCTGCATGGTCCTGATGACCATCGGGCTGCGCACCGTCATGACGATCTGCGCCATCGCACTCGTCGACGCGATGCCGAGCAACCGCACGTCGATCGGCACGGCACTCAACGACACCGCCCAGGAGGTCGGAACCAGCATCGGCACCGCCATGGTCGGCACCCTGATCGCCGCGCTCGTCACCACGCAACTGCCCGCAGGCACCTGGAGCGGGGCGCTGGTGGCGTCGTTCTTCCACGGCGAGCGGATCACCTACGCCGTGCTGGCGGTCGTCGTCGGCCTGGTCGCGGCAGGCGGCGCCCTCACCCTCACCGACTCCCACGCCACGGAAGAGGCCGCCGCCGAGGAACCCGCCTGA
- a CDS encoding TetR/AcrR family transcriptional regulator produces MEAVLTAAVALLDEAGAPALTLRALAARLGTGVGSIYWYVSGKDDLLERAVDHVLSGVLTAVEEQAGSSDPIDDLRVMAVTLFDAIVDRPWLGVHFMRDIDVQGNSLRLYEKLGQQTLRLDLTPRQRFHAVSAIVGVVVSNAADMGQEPPEEVVEGFVDREEFLGRYATTWRGLDAEEYPFLHDIVDEFDGHDDKEQFLAGLDLTLAGIRFQAGA; encoded by the coding sequence ATCGAGGCGGTTCTCACCGCGGCGGTGGCCCTGCTCGACGAGGCGGGCGCGCCGGCGCTGACCCTCCGCGCGCTCGCGGCCCGGCTCGGCACCGGCGTCGGCAGCATCTACTGGTACGTCTCCGGCAAGGACGACCTGCTCGAACGTGCCGTCGACCACGTGCTCAGCGGGGTGCTGACCGCCGTCGAGGAGCAGGCCGGCAGCAGTGACCCGATCGACGACCTGCGCGTGATGGCCGTCACGCTGTTCGACGCGATCGTGGACCGGCCGTGGCTGGGTGTGCACTTCATGCGCGACATCGACGTCCAGGGCAACTCGTTGCGCCTCTACGAGAAGCTGGGGCAGCAGACACTCCGGCTCGACCTCACGCCACGGCAGCGGTTCCACGCCGTGTCGGCGATCGTGGGCGTCGTGGTCTCCAACGCCGCCGACATGGGGCAGGAGCCGCCCGAGGAGGTGGTCGAGGGATTCGTGGACCGCGAGGAGTTCCTCGGCCGCTACGCGACGACGTGGCGCGGGCTCGACGCCGAGGAGTACCCGTTCCTGCACGATATCGTCGACGAGTTCGACGGGCACGACGACAAGGAGCAGTTCCTCGCCGGCCTGGACCTGACGCTGGCGGGCATCCGCTTCCAGGCCGGAGCCTGA
- a CDS encoding PPOX class F420-dependent oxidoreductase: protein MTTRTARTELNEAELAYLRGQFLARLATVDAKGRPQANPVGFFLREDGAVDIGGFAMGTTKKWRNVAVNPNVSLVVDEMSRPGDPRTARGVEIRGTAEQVEGPHEYGERMSPELIRIHPYKIISWGIEGPGI, encoded by the coding sequence ATGACGACCAGGACCGCACGGACCGAACTGAACGAAGCCGAGCTGGCGTATCTGCGCGGGCAGTTCCTCGCCAGGCTGGCCACCGTCGACGCGAAGGGGCGCCCGCAGGCGAACCCGGTGGGCTTCTTCCTGCGCGAGGACGGCGCGGTGGACATCGGCGGCTTCGCGATGGGTACCACCAAGAAGTGGCGCAATGTCGCCGTCAATCCGAACGTGTCCCTCGTGGTGGACGAGATGTCCCGCCCGGGCGACCCCCGTACCGCCCGCGGCGTCGAGATCCGCGGCACCGCCGAGCAGGTGGAGGGGCCGCACGAGTACGGCGAGCGGATGAGCCCGGAGCTGATCCGTATCCACCCGTACAAGATCATCAGCTGGGGCATCGAGGGCCCCGGGATCTGA
- a CDS encoding DUF456 domain-containing protein — translation MGTAQLCLIGAVMLLGIVCVSAPGVPGTLLCWAAVLWWATSQHTTLTWGVLAGATGLLAVAQVVLWLMPSRRIRDSGVTWRTVMTASGVAIPGFFVLPVVGAPLGFAGTVYVHERVRLGGHRAAWTATRRVMRTVGGSVLVELMACLIVAGAWVGAVIAG, via the coding sequence ATGGGGACCGCACAGTTGTGCCTGATCGGCGCGGTGATGTTGCTGGGCATCGTCTGCGTATCGGCACCTGGGGTACCGGGGACGCTGCTGTGCTGGGCGGCCGTGCTGTGGTGGGCCACCTCGCAGCACACCACCCTGACCTGGGGCGTACTCGCCGGGGCGACGGGGCTGCTGGCGGTCGCCCAGGTGGTGCTGTGGCTGATGCCGTCCCGGCGGATTCGCGACTCCGGCGTCACCTGGCGCACGGTGATGACGGCGAGCGGGGTGGCGATCCCCGGGTTCTTCGTGCTCCCGGTGGTGGGCGCGCCGCTGGGCTTCGCCGGCACCGTGTACGTCCACGAGCGGGTCCGGCTGGGCGGGCACCGCGCCGCCTGGACGGCGACCCGCCGGGTGATGCGTACGGTCGGAGGGTCCGTCCTGGTCGAGCTGATGGCGTGCCTGATCGTGGCGGGCGCGTGGGTGGGCGCGGTCATCGCGGGGTAG
- a CDS encoding helix-turn-helix domain-containing protein, producing MLGAIGLDEAQESAYRALVALGAAELGQLADRLALPEEDAARLLRRLEGHGLVAQSSARPGRWVVAPPAVALSALLTSRRHALEQAELAAAVLAAEFRAEAAEPAVHDLVEVVTGAGAVAQRFLQLQFGAEREVCALVSGRPVAVDGVDNDAEADAARRGVSYRVVLEREAVTGQSGLTELAAALDRDEQVRVVQRVPTKLVVVDRTLAMVPLGRRAEPAALVVHASGLLEALTELFEGVWRQAMPLRLEPGGILAEQRNAQPDNTDLRILSLLLAGLTDTSTAKQLDLGLRTVQRRVKRLMEIAGVSTRLQLGWHAYERGWIARDEP from the coding sequence CTCGGCGCGGCCGAACTCGGCCAACTGGCCGACCGGTTGGCGCTGCCCGAGGAGGACGCCGCCCGGCTGCTGCGCCGGCTGGAGGGGCACGGCCTGGTCGCCCAGTCCTCCGCGCGGCCCGGCCGCTGGGTGGTCGCGCCGCCGGCGGTCGCGCTGTCCGCGCTGCTGACCAGCCGGCGGCACGCCCTGGAGCAGGCCGAGTTGGCCGCGGCCGTGCTCGCCGCCGAGTTCAGGGCCGAGGCGGCAGAACCCGCCGTGCACGACCTCGTCGAAGTGGTCACCGGCGCGGGCGCGGTGGCCCAGCGCTTCCTCCAACTCCAGTTCGGCGCCGAGCGGGAGGTGTGCGCCCTGGTCAGCGGCCGTCCGGTCGCGGTCGACGGCGTGGACAACGACGCGGAGGCCGACGCGGCGCGGCGCGGGGTGTCGTACCGCGTGGTGCTGGAACGGGAAGCGGTCACCGGGCAGAGCGGGCTCACCGAACTGGCCGCCGCGCTCGACCGCGACGAGCAGGTGCGGGTGGTGCAACGGGTACCGACCAAGCTCGTGGTGGTCGACCGGACGCTGGCGATGGTGCCGCTGGGCCGCCGCGCCGAGCCCGCCGCGCTGGTGGTGCACGCCAGCGGCCTGCTGGAGGCGCTGACGGAGCTCTTCGAGGGCGTGTGGCGGCAGGCCATGCCGCTGCGCCTGGAGCCGGGCGGCATACTCGCCGAGCAGCGGAACGCGCAGCCCGACAACACCGACCTGCGCATCCTGTCCCTGCTGCTGGCCGGCCTGACCGACACCTCCACCGCCAAACAGCTCGACCTCGGCCTGCGCACGGTGCAGCGCCGGGTGAAGCGGCTGATGGAGATCGCCGGCGTGAGCACCCGCCTCCAGCTCGGCTGGCACGCCTACGAACGCGGCTGGATCGCCCGCGACGAGCCCTGA